AAGAAACTTTGGGGCTGATGATCATAGCAAATGCAAGGATGATCATTGATAATCCCAGCATGAGTGTTTTAAGTTTAGCTGCGTTCAAAATACGGCCCCCTCTTGCTTCTTTCTATACTTTTCAAAGCGGATAATGATAAAATATAGTCAATCTTCCCTGTAGGGTTGTACACTCTTTGATAGTTCAATATACGAGAATAGGGGACCATTTTAGACCATAGAATTGACTAACGGATGAATTGACATTAGAGGAGGGTATCTCTTTGAAGAGAGAACCTAAAATTGGTCTTGCCTTAGGATCTGGAGGAGCTCGAGGTTTTGCTCATCTGGGAGTATTGAAGGTACTTAGTGAAGAGGGGATACCGATCAGCATGATTGCCGGCAGCAGCATGGGTGCTTTAGTAGGCAGTTTTTATGCAACAGGGCTTGGATTTGATCATTTATATAAACTTGCCACACTATTTAAACGCAAATATTATTTGGATTTTACGGTGCCTAAAATGGGCTTTATTGCAGGAAACCGGGTAAAAGACTTTATTAAAGTGTTTACAAGAGGCAAGCATATTGAAGACTTGGATATACCGCTGTCGATTGTTGCAACAGACTTATACGAAGGGAAAAAAGTGGTTTTTACGAAAGGACCGGTTGCAGATGCCGTACGGGCAAGCATCGCCATTCCAGGTATTTTTGTTCCCGAAAAAATAGATGGAAAACTCCTTATTGACGGCGGAGTGATCGACAGGATTCCCGTTTCGGTTGTAAAAGAGATGGGTGCAGATCTTGTCATTGCTGTAGATGTTTCGCATGTGAAAAAGACAGAAGAAATCACGTCTATTTTTGATGTGATTCTGCAGAGCCTTGATATTATGCAGGATGAGCTTGTACATCACCGCAAAATAGCCTCGGATATTATGATACGTCCGCATGTAGAGCAATATAGTTCAAGAGCATTTAAAAACATAAAAGAAATCATTGAAATTGGTGAAAACGAAGCAAGAAAGCATGTAAACGAAATAAAAGAGCTGATAGAGAGTTGGAAGGGGTCACAGCAAGATGAAGAATAACAAAGTAGTCAGGGCCATTTTAATAGGAGTGATCATAGCAGCGGTCCTGAATTTTATTAAACTCCCTTATTACGTAACAAAGCCTGGCATGGCAACAGAGCTCGAGCCGATCATTGAAGTTGATGGCGGCTATGAGGAAGAAGGCAGCTTTTCGCTTACAACCGTTGGATTTGGAAGGGCGAATATTTTCTCCTACACCCTTGCAAATATCCTTCCTTACCATGAGCTTTTGCCGCTTGAAGATGTCGTTCAAGAAGGTGAATCAGATGATGATTATCTAAATAGACAAATGCATATGATGGAATCTTCTCAGGAATCTGCTGTGTCTTTAGCATATGAAAAGGCAGGCAAAAAAGTGGATTACAAGTTTCACGGAATCTACGTTATGCAAGTTGTAGATGGGATGCCATCAGAGGGCAAACTTAAAGCAGGAGACCGTATTTTTAAAGTCGACGGGAAGGAATTTAAAACAGCAGAAGAGTTTATAGCCTACGTCGGCCAAAAGAAAAAAGGCGATAAGATCAATGTTACATATGACCGCAATGGCAAAGAGGGCAAAACCGAAATTACAGCATCTGAATTTCCGGATAACAAAAAGAAAGTCGGGATCGGTATATCTCTTGTGACAGACAGAGAATTGATTACCGACCCTGAGATTTCGCTTGATACAAACAATATTGGCGGTCCTTCTGCAGGCCTGATGATGACTCTTGAAATTTATAATCAGCTTACGAAAGAAGATTATACAAAAGGCTATAACATTGCAGGCACCGGTACGATTGATGAAAATGGAACTGTCGGGCCAATAGGCGGGATCTCGCAGAAAATTGTTGCTGCCGACAAATCAGGGGCAGAAATCTTCTTCGCCCCGAATCAGAACGGAATTGCTGCATCTAATTATAAAGAAGCAGTTGCAACTGCCAAAGATATCGAAACGGATATGAAAATTGTGCCGATTGATACGTTTGATGACGCAGTAGATTATCTTAAAACATTAAAAGAGAAATAAAAAAAGTGACTTCATCGCGAAGTCACTTTTTTATTGGTACGTCCTATAAAAACAGTTTTTCCTTTTCGTCATATTGAACAGGTCTTGTTGAATATTCGCTGTGCATAAACTGAGAACGAATCGGTTCAGGGAAAATCATGGCGTATACGGAAGCTGCTTTTATGTCCAGATCAAGCAGCGGGTGGCTGAATGCCGACAAAGTTGAAACAATTGGTTTATCAACCGCTTTTTTTATACGGTTTAAATATGTGCGTCCCTGCGAAGACATGCCGAGAAGTCTCAAATAAGGGGCTGCTGCTTCCTCGAGCTTCATTTGCTCTTTGGTTGTTCTGGTTAAAATATGAAGACAAAGACGCTGAAGCCTTGTCCACGTGTACCGTTTTGTTTTCAGCTGCTCCATAAAATCTTTAAATGATGAAGCCTGCTGAATGAGAGATTTAATCCTATTTTCAAGGCCTTCTTCCACTTCATAGATTTGTTTCAGTTCATCGTGCGTCATCGTGCAGATTGTATACTTCAGGAATCCAAAGTAATCCTCCCATTGATGAAAGGTGTCAAAATTATCTTTATACTGCTTGAGATGATACAAGGAGGTTTCAGGTACAAAGGATTGGATATCTTTGTTTTCTTCTGAGAAAATGGCCTTGCGTATGCTTGTTGCACTTGCGATGGGGGTTTCATTAAATTCTTCATCATGATAGCCGGCAGCTGTACGTTTAATCGTAAGGGGGGATATAGCAGCTCCCTGTTTTTGAATGGCCTTTACATATTGATACCCGAGAATATTATTCGGCAAAGATAAATCAAGCGTATGCCCGCCTGTATTCAGTGATTGATAGGCTTTTGTCTGAGCGCTTGGATAACTTATCCCTTGTTTCATATAATACTTAATAGCATCCTGATAGTCTGAATCAAGTTCTTCAAGTGTTTCAGCCGTTTCAAGAAAAGGGGAGATGTCTCCATTCTCACTGCCAAAGCAAACCGAATCGCATTTTAATGCTTCCAATATGGAAATGGCGCCTTCTGCGAAGATTTCTGCTTTTTGGGTCGCAAATGCATATGGAAGTTCAATGACAAGATCAGCTCCCTGCTGCAGGGCCATTTTAGCACGGCTCCATTTTGAGACAAGCGCAGGCTCGCCCCGCTGCAAAAAATGACCGCTCATTACGGCGATGACTGCATCAGCCTCTGCTTTTTCCTTTGAAGCCTGAAGGTGATAGCGATGGCCATTATGGAACGGATTGTATTCAACTACTAACCCAACTGATTTCAAAAACATCCCTCCCTGGTACTTTCTTTTCATTTTTTCTAATTAAATCATGAAACGTGCAGAGCATGAAGTCAAGTTTCTGTAAAAAAATATGGATGAAAGACCTTAAAAAACAGCTTGAACATTTTGCATTAAAACAATATTCATGTATACTAAACACTGTAAAGAAAAAATATTGACAAATATTATTGCGAAAGCTATAATTACCTTTGTTGCCTTGAGGTGATACCATATGAAATGGTCTATTAATCAACTGAACCAACTGCAAAACAAGGGACTGCAAATTGATGAAACCGTCCAATTAACAGATATGAAAGGCGCGCTTTCTGAAATACGTGAAATTTCACCTGTTTCAGTAAAAGGCAGAGCAGATCTGGGCTCTTCTAAAGCAACTTTTCATTTGACGCTGACTGGCACGCTGATTCTCCCTTGTGCAAGAACGCTAGTGGATGTTCCATTCCCGTTCGAAATTCATACAACGGAAACGTTTTTATTAAAACCGAATGCAGACTTCGAGATGGAGGAAGATGTCCATCACGTTCAAGAAGATATCGTTGACTTAATACCTGTTATTAAAGAAAACATACTTTTGGAAGTACCAATGCAGGTTTTTAGCGATTCTGTTGAAGAAAATGATCAGGCTGCCCCGCAAGAGGGAAAAGATTGGAAAGTTATCTCTGAAGAAGATAACAAAAACAAGATTGACCCGAGACTTGCCGGCTTATCGAAATTCTTCGATGATCAAGACAGCTAATGCTATTGTTTAGCACTTATATATAGGCTGTTTTAAACACAAAGTTTTAATGAAACTCTGTAAGGAGGTGGGAATAATGGCTGTACCTTTTAGAAGAACTTCTAAAACAAGAAAAAGACTACGTCGTACACACTTCAAATTGCAAGTGCCTGGTATGGTAGCATGCCCAAACTGTGGTGAAGTTAAATTAGCTCACCGTGTATGTAAAGAATGTGGAACATACAAAGGAAAAGAAGTTGTTAGCAAATAATAACTTCATTAAAAACGCAAGGATCTCTGATCCTTGCGTTTTTTTTATGAAATATAAAGATGTTCTAGTGCTTGGCCGGTCCTTTCTATAAAATAAAAGATATTCATCTTGTTCTATTAGGGGGATAAAAGTGGGGAAAGTATTAGCAAGCGAGAGAAACGGGATATTAGAGATCAAAATTAACCGTCCGGAACGACGAAATGCAATTGATTATGATGTGATGAACGAATTAGAAGCGATTCTTGGAGTGGCAGAAGACAATGAAAGACTGATTGCGGCAACGATAACCGGAAGCGGCAGAAAGGCGTTTTGTTCAGGCGGTGATCTTTCTGTTTTCGGAAATATCACGACTGCTGAAGAAGCGCTGCATATGCTTTCGAAAATGGGGGATCTATTATACAGAATCATGACTCTTCCTGTACCGACATTCGCTTTGATTAATGGTACGGCTGTAGGAGGAGGGATGGAAATAGCAGCTTCTGCTGATTTCAGATTAGTGAATGAAGAGGCTTCGCTTGGGTTTATTCAGGGAAATCAAGCGATTACAACTGGGTGGGGCGGAAGCACAATGCTATTTGAAAAAATGCAGCATGATTCAGCCCTGTACATGCTCACAAGCGGACAAATAATTAATGCAGAAAAGGCAAAAGAACTCGGATTCGCTTCGAACGTTTTTCATTCTGAAACATTTGAAGCAGATGCTTTGGATTTTATAAGAAAGTCTCTTATTCCTTATCCTGATGTGATACGAGGGTATAAAAGAGTTCAGATTAATAAATGGGTCCGTTCCGGCCTGAAAGAACGAATGCAGGAAGAAATTGCAAAGTGTGCAGAGCTATGGACAGGTGAAGACCATCTTTGTGCTGTAAGGCAATTCTTCCAAAAATAGACAGTAAAAAACAGCTTGTAACCCTGGGATTTCTGTCACGTTCGATAGTCTATCTATTCTAGCAGGCGCATATGTATGTAAAAAATGCGTATTAGGGGGATTAGAAAATGACTACTACACGTCAGGATGCTTGGACTCAGGATGAGGATTTGATGCTCGCTGAAATTGTTCTCAGGCAGATCCGGGAAGGCGGAACACAGCTTGCTGCATTCGAAGAAGTAGGGAAAAAGTTATCAAGAACGGCTGCTGCATGCGGTTTTCGATGGAATTCCTATGTAAGAAAACAATACAAATCAGCGATTGAAATGGCAAAAGCACAGCGAAAAAAAATCCGCAAACAAGAAACTGAAGAATCAGCTGAACCTTCTCAGCCCTCTTTTGAAAACGAATCACAGCCTGAAGCAGGCGTACCCCTGACTTTTCATGAAGTGATTTCATTTTTGAAAAACTATGAAAATTCTGGAAGTGCTGCAGACTTAAAAAGTGAAAATGAAAGCCTCATTAAAAAAATAATTAATCTGGAGCAGCAAATCGAAAAGCTCCAAGCTGAAAAAGAAACCATCCACAGCAATTTGAAGATTGTAGAGGAAGATTATATGATGCTGATTGAAATGATGGAACGCGCAAGAAATATGGCTGTTCTGAGAGACGATGAGCGCAGCCGCAAGGTTAAGTTTCAAGTAGACCGAAATGGGAATCTGGAAAGAGCTGAAAAATAAAAGAATGACCGCAGATGCGGTCATTCTTTTATTTTATTGAAAGGATATTTTTACGCAGATTCGCCTTTTTGTTCGGAAACGCCTTCAGGATACCAGACAAGAGGATTTTCTCCCTTATCCCGCTCCATGTCATAAGTGACGGACTCAAAACCCATTCTCGACCAGAATTCACCTGACTTTATTCTTGGATTGGTTTTGATTGGAACACCGTAAGACTTCGCGTATTCAACAAGTGCCGTACCATAGCCTTTTCGTTTATAATCAGGAAGCACTTCAAGCTTCCATAATTCCAGGTAATCCTGTTTTGGATCAAAATATTCGTCGAACTTTTTATCGACCCGGTACAGACTCATACGGGCAACTAATTTATCGCCGAAGTAAATGCCGTAGAATGGCGAATTACTATCATTTTCTATGATGTTATCCTGAAGATCATCAAGCATGGACAGCTCCTGCAGTCCGTATTCTTTAAATTTTTTGAATTCCTCTAATGTCTTATAATTAATAAGCAATTTTTCTACCTTAAACATTGTTTCTCCCCCTTGCAGCCTCTGATCGTTGTATATCATACAGGTTTAAGATAAGAATACAAAATCTTAATAAAATTTTAAAACTTACATTTATTATACCACGAAGAAAAGATTAGAAAAGAGTTTAGTGAGCGTTTTCATTTTTAAAGAAGGAAATTTAAAGTTTATGAAGAAATGTACTCTGTGGGGATATTCTTTTACACCTTGGGAGGGAAGAAATTGAAGAAGATTTTAATTGCAAACCGGGGAGAAATTGCGCTTCGGATTATCAAAACATGCAAAAAAATGGGGATTGAAACAGTCGTCATTTTTTCTGATGCTGATGCTGATTTGCCATTTGTTAAAGAAGCAGACTATGCCTTTAGAATAGGTGAAGCTGCTGTCTCGAAATCCTATTTATTAAAGGATGAAATTTTAAATATTGCTGTCCGGGAACAAGTGGATGGCATCCACCCAGGATATGGATTCTTATCTGAAAATACGGAGTTTGCTCAGGCAGCGGAAGAAAAGGGTATCAAGTTTATTGGTCCGAGTTCCGAAACAATGGCTTTAATGGGAGATAAAGTAGCAGCAAGAAAAACGATGAAGGAAGCTTTCGTACCTGTTGTGCCCGGCAGTGTTACGGGCTTATCTACGATCGAAGAAGCCTGTTCGTTTGCAGCAGAAATCGGCTACCCGGTTATGCTTAAAGCAAGCGGAGGCGGAGGCGGGATCGGCATGCAGCGGTGCGACAATGAAGCGGCCCTTATGAAATGTTTTGCCTCTACAAAAACAAGAGCAAAAGCATACTTCGGAAACGATGAAGTTTTTATAGAAAAATTTATTGCTGATGCAAGGCACATTGAAATTCAATTATTTGGAGATCATCATGGAAATGTTGTTCACATGTTCGAGCGTGACTGCTCTGTTCAGCGCAGAAACCAAAAAGTGGTTGAAGAATCTCCTTCTCCGCACTTATCCGGGGAGACAAGGGCTAAGATGTGTGAAGCAGCTGTTGCGGCAGCAAAGCATGTAGGATACATAAACGCAGGAACGATTGAGTTTATTGTTGATGATAAAGAAAACTTTTATTTTCTTGAAATGAATACTAGGCTGCAAGTAGAACACAGGGTGACAGAAGGTGTCACAGGACTTGATCTTGTTGAACTTCAAATTCGGACTGCAGCAGGAGCTGAGCTTCCTTTTTCTCAAGATGAAATTTCGAAAAAAGGACATTCTATTCAATTTAGACTATATGCCGAGGATCCTGTGAAGTTCATTCCGTCACCCGGATTAATTAAAGCGTTTACATTTAATGAGACAGATGGGGTTATTATGGATTGTGCCTATGCAGAAGGGAACACGGTTACACCCTATTATGACCCGCTCGTGGCAAAAATCATTGTAAATGGCGAAAGCCGCGAAGAAACCATTGAAAAAGCACGGACCTTTTTAAATGAAATGAAAATCGAAGGAATTAAAACGAACCTTCCATTATTCATCAATATTTTGTCGAATGAACAATTTAATCAGGGAAGATACAGCACATCTTTTCTGCAAACAGCGGTTTTCGCTTAATTTAGAGCCAGTAAAATAATGAGTTTGTTTCACCACACCAAGAATGGAGGATTTATAACATGATCGAAATAAAAGCAAGTATGGCAGGAACAGTATTAAATGTATTAGTGGCAGCAGGGGACGAAGTAACGGCTGGACAAGATGTGATCATGCTCGAATCAATGAAAATGGAAATACCTTTAGACAGCCCTGAGAACGGCGTTGTGGAGGTAGTTAAAGCTGAATCCGGCGATTTCGTTAATGAAGGCGATGTATTAATCATTTTAAAAGCTTAAAAAAGGAGGTATTTCCAATGTTGAAAACGGATGAGCTGGTCAAAATCCTGAAAGAAAAAACAGCAGAAATTGAAGCTGGCGGTCAGCCTAAATATCACGAAAAGCTTCAGCAGCAGGGTAAATTGTTTGTAAGAGAAAGACTTAACCGTCTATTTGATAATGGACAATACACAGAGGATGGGAAGTTCGCCAATAACCAGGCAGGCGATCTTCCATCTGACGGCGTAGTTACTGCAATCGGAAAAATAAATAACCAAACCGTTTGCGTAATGGCAAATGATTCTACAATTAAAGCGGGCTCATGGGGAGCAAGAACGGTTGAAAAAATCATCCGCATCCAAGAGACTGCTGAAAAATTGAAAGTCCCATTGCTTTATCTGGTGGACTCAGCCGGAGCGAGAATAACGGACCAGATTGATATGTTCCCAAATCGCCGCGGCGCAGGGAGAATCTTTTATAACCAGGTTAAATTGTCAGGCATGATTCCGCAAATCTGTCTTCTGTTTGGTCCTTCAGCAGCAGGCGGAGCATATATCCCGGCTTTTTGTGACATTGTTATAATGGTCGAAGGGAACGCCTCCATGTATTTGGGATCACCCCGCATGGCAGAGAAAGTCATTGGCGAAAAAGTTTCGCTTGAAGAAATGGGCGGAGCCAGAATGCACTGCTCTGTAAGCGGCTGCGGAGATGTCCTTGTAAAGACAGAAGATGAAGCCATATTAGAGGCGAGACGATACTTAACTTATTTTCCGCAAAATTATCAGCATGCCCCAATGCCTGCAGAACCAGCTGCTCCGAAGCAGGGCAGAAGGCTGTCTGAAATTGTTCCGGAAAATCAGAATGCGCCATTTGATATGTATGAGTGCATCGACTCTCTCATAGACGCGGGAAGCTTCTTTGAAATCAAACGCTTATTCGCACCTGAAATTATCACAGGTTTTGCCCGGATGAACGGGAAGGCTGTTGCAGTCATTGCAAATCAGCCGCGAGTGAAAGGCGGCGTTTTATTTGTAGATTCAGCTGACAAAGCAGCGAAGTTTATGCAGCTTGCGGATGCGTTTCATATCCCGTTATTATTCCTTGCGGATGTGCCGGGCTTCATGATTGGCACTAAGGTAGAAAGAGCGGGAATTATCCGTCATGGCGCTAAGATGATCGCTGCCATGAGCTCCGCTACGGTTCCAAAAATCTCCGTTATCGTGAGAAAAGCATATGGTGCAGGACTATATGCCATGGCAGGACCGGCTTTTGAAACGGATTGCGTCATTGCTCTTCCTACAGCTCAAATAGCTGTTATGGGTCCCGAAGCTGCTGTTAATGCGATTTATTCAAATAAAATCAATGAAATCGAAGATCCGAAGGAGAGAATGAAATTCGTCCTTCAAAAACAGCAGGAGTATAAAGAAAACATTGATATTTATAAGCTTGCATCTGAAATGATTGTAGACGACATTGTTTCTGCAGATGAGCTTAGAGAAGAACTAATTTCCCGCTTCTCTTTATATGAAACAAAACAGCTTTCATTCAGCGAACGGAAGCATCCGGTTTATCCGGTATAATTCAGCAAATAAAGCCAGCTTTTAAAGAGCTGGCTTTTCTTATTGAGAAAATGAAAAAACCAGGCTGCTCCTAGAGTTCCCAAAAGCTTTCAGCGAAGTACTAAAACTCTTCAGGTGGGCTAAAACATATTTGGTTCGCCAACCAATATCTCAGCAATCCCAGCCGAAGCGTACCCTTAACCAAGATATGGCAAAATCCACGACCCAATATCGGAAAATGGTGCCTTAAAAATCACAAAAAGTGAAATCCGTGCAGCCATTCAATCAGAATGTAAGCATATATCACGGGCGGCTTTTTTATTCCAGCTTTATTAAATATGGGAAATACTACATATATTTGGTATGATAATAGAATTAAGGGAAAACGGTGGGATT
The window above is part of the Metabacillus dongyingensis genome. Proteins encoded here:
- a CDS encoding patatin-like phospholipase family protein, encoding MKREPKIGLALGSGGARGFAHLGVLKVLSEEGIPISMIAGSSMGALVGSFYATGLGFDHLYKLATLFKRKYYLDFTVPKMGFIAGNRVKDFIKVFTRGKHIEDLDIPLSIVATDLYEGKKVVFTKGPVADAVRASIAIPGIFVPEKIDGKLLIDGGVIDRIPVSVVKEMGADLVIAVDVSHVKKTEEITSIFDVILQSLDIMQDELVHHRKIASDIMIRPHVEQYSSRAFKNIKEIIEIGENEARKHVNEIKELIESWKGSQQDEE
- a CDS encoding SepM family pheromone-processing serine protease yields the protein MKNNKVVRAILIGVIIAAVLNFIKLPYYVTKPGMATELEPIIEVDGGYEEEGSFSLTTVGFGRANIFSYTLANILPYHELLPLEDVVQEGESDDDYLNRQMHMMESSQESAVSLAYEKAGKKVDYKFHGIYVMQVVDGMPSEGKLKAGDRIFKVDGKEFKTAEEFIAYVGQKKKGDKINVTYDRNGKEGKTEITASEFPDNKKKVGIGISLVTDRELITDPEISLDTNNIGGPSAGLMMTLEIYNQLTKEDYTKGYNIAGTGTIDENGTVGPIGGISQKIVAADKSGAEIFFAPNQNGIAASNYKEAVATAKDIETDMKIVPIDTFDDAVDYLKTLKEK
- a CDS encoding nucleotidyltransferase; amino-acid sequence: MKSVGLVVEYNPFHNGHRYHLQASKEKAEADAVIAVMSGHFLQRGEPALVSKWSRAKMALQQGADLVIELPYAFATQKAEIFAEGAISILEALKCDSVCFGSENGDISPFLETAETLEELDSDYQDAIKYYMKQGISYPSAQTKAYQSLNTGGHTLDLSLPNNILGYQYVKAIQKQGAAISPLTIKRTAAGYHDEEFNETPIASATSIRKAIFSEENKDIQSFVPETSLYHLKQYKDNFDTFHQWEDYFGFLKYTICTMTHDELKQIYEVEEGLENRIKSLIQQASSFKDFMEQLKTKRYTWTRLQRLCLHILTRTTKEQMKLEEAAAPYLRLLGMSSQGRTYLNRIKKAVDKPIVSTLSAFSHPLLDLDIKAASVYAMIFPEPIRSQFMHSEYSTRPVQYDEKEKLFL
- a CDS encoding YceD family protein, with translation MKWSINQLNQLQNKGLQIDETVQLTDMKGALSEIREISPVSVKGRADLGSSKATFHLTLTGTLILPCARTLVDVPFPFEIHTTETFLLKPNADFEMEEDVHHVQEDIVDLIPVIKENILLEVPMQVFSDSVEENDQAAPQEGKDWKVISEEDNKNKIDPRLAGLSKFFDDQDS
- the rpmF gene encoding 50S ribosomal protein L32, which codes for MAVPFRRTSKTRKRLRRTHFKLQVPGMVACPNCGEVKLAHRVCKECGTYKGKEVVSK
- a CDS encoding enoyl-CoA hydratase/isomerase family protein is translated as MGKVLASERNGILEIKINRPERRNAIDYDVMNELEAILGVAEDNERLIAATITGSGRKAFCSGGDLSVFGNITTAEEALHMLSKMGDLLYRIMTLPVPTFALINGTAVGGGMEIAASADFRLVNEEASLGFIQGNQAITTGWGGSTMLFEKMQHDSALYMLTSGQIINAEKAKELGFASNVFHSETFEADALDFIRKSLIPYPDVIRGYKRVQINKWVRSGLKERMQEEIAKCAELWTGEDHLCAVRQFFQK
- a CDS encoding RsfA family transcriptional regulator, which encodes MTTTRQDAWTQDEDLMLAEIVLRQIREGGTQLAAFEEVGKKLSRTAAACGFRWNSYVRKQYKSAIEMAKAQRKKIRKQETEESAEPSQPSFENESQPEAGVPLTFHEVISFLKNYENSGSAADLKSENESLIKKIINLEQQIEKLQAEKETIHSNLKIVEEDYMMLIEMMERARNMAVLRDDERSRKVKFQVDRNGNLERAEK
- a CDS encoding N-acetyltransferase, with the protein product MFKVEKLLINYKTLEEFKKFKEYGLQELSMLDDLQDNIIENDSNSPFYGIYFGDKLVARMSLYRVDKKFDEYFDPKQDYLELWKLEVLPDYKRKGYGTALVEYAKSYGVPIKTNPRIKSGEFWSRMGFESVTYDMERDKGENPLVWYPEGVSEQKGESA
- a CDS encoding acetyl-CoA carboxylase biotin carboxylase subunit, translating into MKKILIANRGEIALRIIKTCKKMGIETVVIFSDADADLPFVKEADYAFRIGEAAVSKSYLLKDEILNIAVREQVDGIHPGYGFLSENTEFAQAAEEKGIKFIGPSSETMALMGDKVAARKTMKEAFVPVVPGSVTGLSTIEEACSFAAEIGYPVMLKASGGGGGIGMQRCDNEAALMKCFASTKTRAKAYFGNDEVFIEKFIADARHIEIQLFGDHHGNVVHMFERDCSVQRRNQKVVEESPSPHLSGETRAKMCEAAVAAAKHVGYINAGTIEFIVDDKENFYFLEMNTRLQVEHRVTEGVTGLDLVELQIRTAAGAELPFSQDEISKKGHSIQFRLYAEDPVKFIPSPGLIKAFTFNETDGVIMDCAYAEGNTVTPYYDPLVAKIIVNGESREETIEKARTFLNEMKIEGIKTNLPLFINILSNEQFNQGRYSTSFLQTAVFA
- a CDS encoding biotin/lipoyl-containing protein is translated as MIEIKASMAGTVLNVLVAAGDEVTAGQDVIMLESMKMEIPLDSPENGVVEVVKAESGDFVNEGDVLIILKA
- a CDS encoding acyl-CoA carboxylase subunit beta, encoding MLKTDELVKILKEKTAEIEAGGQPKYHEKLQQQGKLFVRERLNRLFDNGQYTEDGKFANNQAGDLPSDGVVTAIGKINNQTVCVMANDSTIKAGSWGARTVEKIIRIQETAEKLKVPLLYLVDSAGARITDQIDMFPNRRGAGRIFYNQVKLSGMIPQICLLFGPSAAGGAYIPAFCDIVIMVEGNASMYLGSPRMAEKVIGEKVSLEEMGGARMHCSVSGCGDVLVKTEDEAILEARRYLTYFPQNYQHAPMPAEPAAPKQGRRLSEIVPENQNAPFDMYECIDSLIDAGSFFEIKRLFAPEIITGFARMNGKAVAVIANQPRVKGGVLFVDSADKAAKFMQLADAFHIPLLFLADVPGFMIGTKVERAGIIRHGAKMIAAMSSATVPKISVIVRKAYGAGLYAMAGPAFETDCVIALPTAQIAVMGPEAAVNAIYSNKINEIEDPKERMKFVLQKQQEYKENIDIYKLASEMIVDDIVSADELREELISRFSLYETKQLSFSERKHPVYPV